The window AAAACTAAAATACCTCCTATAATGGCAAAGCCCATAATAATCAGCCTTCACGTTCTTCCAAGCCCAATACATTACTGTTAGTTCATTATACGACAATCTTTTTTCAGAGATATTATCTCCAGTATCATCACCAATAATATCTGGTTTATTTTCACGTTTATCGTACACCGCTCCGCAACGTACAGGTACAAAAAGAGGGTTATCTATTACTTCACTATCTAAATCGATACGATGAGATACAAATATTTTTATATCTTTCATTTGCCTTATTTACCTTTTAACAATATTATTAAACACTTCAAATGCTCGCATAATAGCGTTATCCATATTATAGTATT of the Spirochaetaceae bacterium genome contains:
- a CDS encoding DUF4422 domain-containing protein, which codes for MKDIKIFVSHRIDLDSEVIDNPLFVPVRCGAVYDKRENKPDIIGDDTGDNISEKRLSYNELTVMYWAWKNVKADYYGLCHYRRYFSF